Proteins encoded by one window of Tubulanus polymorphus chromosome 7, tnTubPoly1.2, whole genome shotgun sequence:
- the LOC141908936 gene encoding high choriolytic enzyme 2-like, protein MQHWTRFVILFIFVISTHECKSTQEPSQPDVHKGFFQGDIDLPSFRSAVKSRWSRWFGNKMRYAFLEDDTNTKIADADRPVIREAIRLLADLINEGGDCFQFTEVADNSEKLPTLMFYSGTGCHSAVGMSGGTQMLSLGRGCLHNGYIWHELLHALGLWHEHTRLDRDKYVRILWQNIEPDAQINFQITAKNKINDLGTPYDLSSLMHYPDNYFSKNGLKKTILPKEPGIKIGQRDKPSYWDIKRIRILYECDTV, encoded by the exons ATGCAACACTGGACTCGTTTTGTCATCCTGTTCATATTCGTGATCAGTACCCATGAATGT AAGTCAACTCAGGAACCATCACAACCAGATGTTCACAAAG GTTTCTTTCAAGGTGACATTGATCTTCCATCG TTCCGTAGTGCAGTGAAGTCTCGCTGGTCCAGATGGTTCGGTAACAAAATGCGCTATGCTTTCCTTGAAGATGACACCAACACAAAAATAG CCGATGCGGATCGACCGGTTATTCGAGAAGCTATTCGTCTGCTCGCTGATCTGATTAACGAAGGCGGCGATTGTTTCCAATTTACGGAAGTCGCTGACAATTCGGAGAAATTGCCGACTctcatgttctactccggaACAGG ATGTCACTCTGCAGTAGGTATGTCTGGTGGCACTCAGATGTTATCGCTGGGCCGCGGCTGTCTTCATAACGGTTACATTTGGCATGAACTGTTACATGCGCTGGGACTGTGGCATGAGCACACGAGGTTGGACAGGGATAAATATGTCCGAATATTGTGGCAAAATATTGAGCCCG ACGCTCAAATCAACTTTCAAATAACTGCTAAGAATAAGATCAACGACCTTGGAACGCCGTATGACCTTTCATCATTGATGCACTATCCGGATAATTACTTCAGCAAGAACGGCTTGAAGAAGACAATTCTACCGAAGGAACCTGGCATCAAAATCGGGCAAAGAGATAAACCGAGTTATTGGGACATAAAACGAATAAGGATTTTGTATGAATGCGACAcggtttaa
- the LOC141909252 gene encoding uncharacterized protein LOC141909252, whose product MMSNGFVWNPCTEAFGYGMLYVYVELDKNPPMVSGISNRIYNREKPSETLQETFLTGEKDHYKDEPIEIAEFYVVDGNIDAGSAFRKINMYRAKTVLRGFDAHFDKQNIIETHPHTLDSRSIVNDGCGTEYVSGMTGSYSTTKSITEMISATFSKSFEFGFEVSAEAETDIGFASTTVGLSSSANFGFGSDQTQEMSVTTTATYTWPSYCKPGTKLETNLLMVTETVEIPVTFKFERGDVEFKVKDKWTLKRSFSQETSSTTIIPENEHCG is encoded by the exons atgatgagCAATGGATTTGTTTGGAATCCCTGCACGGAAGCTTTCGGTTACGGAATGTTGTACGTGTACGTAGAATTGGACAAGAATCCACCGATGGTCTCTGGAATCTCCAACAGAATTTATAACAGAGAAAAACCATCTGAAACACTACAAGAAACATTCCTAACCGGAGAAAAAGATCATTACAAAGATGAACCGATTGAAATTGCCGAATTCTACGTTGTCGATGGTAATATTGACGCCGGGAGTGCATTTCGTAAAATCAATATGTACAGAGCGAAAACAGTTCTGAGAGGATTTGATGCACATTTCGATAAGCAAAACATAATTGAAACGCACCCGCACACACTTGATTCTAGAAGTATAGTTAATGATGGATGTGGAACTGAATATGTATCCGGTATGACGG GTTCCTATTCGACTACAAAATCCATTACCGAAATGATATCTGCTACATTCAGTAAATCGTTTGAATTCGGGTTTGAAGTTTCGGCTGAAGCCGAGACTGATATTGGATTCGCGTCAACAACTGTAGGACTTTCGTCATCGGCAAACTTTGGATTCGGTTCCGATCAGACGCAAGAGATGTCCGTCACTACTACGGCAACCTATACATGGCCGTCATACTGCAAACCTGGCACTAAATTAGAAACCAATCTGTTAATGGTTACTGAAACCGTAGAAATACCAGTTACATTCAAATTTGAACGCGGTGACGTAGaatttaaagttaaagataaaTGGACCTTGAAAAGATCATTTTCTCAAGAAACTTCCTCGACAACTATTATCCCAGAAAATGAACACTGTGGCTAA
- the LOC141909053 gene encoding high choriolytic enzyme 1-like produces MRYAFLEDDTNTKIADADRPVIREAIRLLADLINEGGDCFQFTEVADNSEKLPTLMFYSGTGCHSAVGMSGGTQMLSLGRGCLHSGYIWHELLHALGLWHEHTRLDRDKYVRILWQNIEPDAQINFQITAKNKINDLGTPYDLSSLMHYPDNYFSKNGLKKTILPKEPGIKIGQRDKPSYWDIKRIRILYECDTV; encoded by the exons ATGCGCTATGCTTTCCTTGAAGATGACACCAACACAAAAATAG CCGATGCGGATCGACCGGTTATTCGAGAAGCTATTCGTCTGCTCGCTGATCTGATTAACGAAGGCGGCGATTGTTTCCAATTTACGGAAGTCGCTGACAATTCGGAGAAATTGCCGACTctcatgttctactccggaACAGG ATGTCACTCTGCAGTAGGTATGTCTGGTGGCACTCAGATGTTATCGCTGGGCCGCGGCTGTCTTCATAGCGGTTACATTTGGCATGAACTGTTACATGCGCTGGGACTGTGGCATGAGCACACGAGGTTGGACAGGGATAAATATGTCCGAATATTGTGGCAAAATATTGAGCCCG ACGCTCAAATCAACTTTCAAATAACTGCTAAGAATAAGATCAACGACCTTGGAACGCCGTATGACCTTTCATCATTGATGCACTATCCGGATAATTACTTCAGCAAGAACGGCTTGAAGAAGACAATTCTACCGAAGGAACCTGGCATCAAAATCGGGCAAAGAGATAAACCGAGTTATTGGGACATAAAACGAATAAGGATTTTGTATGAATGCGACAcggtttaa